The following are encoded together in the Planococcus antarcticus DSM 14505 genome:
- a CDS encoding acetyl-CoA hydrolase/transferase family protein → MEKKLERIQAKQLQDRVTTPEEAASWIQDGMTLGLSGFTRAGDVKAVPFALVKRAENESFKVNVFTGASLGSDIDRLFAEAGIVNKRLPFQAEPAMRKKINEGEMLFVDHHLSHTAEWIRTGVTEPIDFAIVEALSITADGMIIPTTSVGNSAVFAKHAKNIIVEINLSQPELFEGLHDIYDTGKQGERLPIPLTAVDQRIGTIGIPIDMEKVRGIVFTEQLDSPSTIVPPDEDTEIMAGHLLEFLRSEIRAGRLTESLAPLQSGIGSVANAVLHGMVDSEFKDLEVYSEVLQDAVFDLMDAGKVNFASCCSITLSEPKMKQVFGEFENYRNKIIMRPQEISNHPEIIRRLGLISINTALEFDMYGNVNSTHVSGTKMMNGIGGSGDFARNARLAIFVTKSIAKGGNISSVVPFVSHVDHTEHDVDVVVTEQGYADLRGLAPRERVEVILANCVHPTYHAQLREYYDEALTRGGQTPHVLEKAFSWHADLAKNGTMLQKKEQLV, encoded by the coding sequence ATGGAAAAAAAACTTGAACGCATTCAAGCGAAACAGTTGCAGGACCGGGTGACCACACCAGAGGAAGCGGCTTCGTGGATACAGGATGGCATGACACTTGGACTTAGTGGGTTTACACGTGCAGGGGATGTGAAAGCGGTTCCTTTTGCCTTGGTGAAACGTGCGGAAAACGAAAGCTTCAAAGTAAATGTCTTCACAGGCGCTTCTTTAGGCTCAGATATCGACCGGTTATTTGCAGAAGCCGGAATCGTCAATAAACGTTTACCATTCCAGGCAGAACCGGCAATGCGCAAAAAAATTAACGAAGGTGAAATGCTGTTTGTCGATCATCATTTGTCGCATACAGCAGAGTGGATTCGTACAGGCGTTACAGAACCGATTGATTTTGCAATTGTAGAAGCTTTGTCTATTACAGCGGACGGCATGATCATTCCGACAACTTCTGTTGGAAACTCTGCAGTTTTTGCGAAACATGCTAAAAACATCATTGTTGAAATCAATCTGTCACAGCCTGAATTATTCGAAGGCCTGCATGATATCTATGATACAGGCAAACAAGGTGAGCGGTTGCCAATTCCATTGACAGCTGTCGATCAGCGTATTGGCACCATTGGAATTCCAATCGACATGGAAAAAGTGAGAGGCATTGTTTTCACCGAGCAATTGGATTCGCCTTCAACTATCGTACCGCCTGACGAAGATACAGAAATTATGGCAGGTCACTTGCTTGAATTTTTACGTTCTGAGATTCGCGCAGGCCGTTTAACAGAGAGCTTGGCTCCTTTGCAATCAGGTATCGGGTCTGTAGCGAATGCTGTTTTGCACGGTATGGTTGATTCGGAATTTAAAGATTTGGAAGTATATTCGGAAGTTTTACAGGACGCTGTTTTTGATTTGATGGATGCTGGCAAAGTGAACTTCGCATCTTGCTGTTCGATTACATTATCTGAACCGAAAATGAAACAAGTCTTTGGAGAATTTGAAAACTACCGCAACAAGATCATTATGCGTCCACAGGAAATTTCCAATCATCCAGAAATTATCCGTCGTCTCGGATTGATTTCGATTAATACAGCGCTCGAGTTCGACATGTATGGAAACGTTAACTCAACACATGTTTCAGGAACTAAAATGATGAACGGGATTGGAGGTTCAGGTGATTTCGCACGAAATGCTCGGTTGGCGATTTTTGTAACCAAATCCATTGCCAAAGGCGGAAACATTTCAAGTGTCGTACCGTTTGTATCCCATGTTGACCACACAGAACATGATGTGGATGTCGTCGTAACGGAGCAAGGCTATGCCGATCTTCGTGGACTGGCACCGCGCGAACGCGTAGAAGTCATTCTAGCAAACTGTGTACACCCGACGTACCACGCCCAATTGCGTGAGTATTACGATGAAGCGTTAACCCGCGGCGGACAAACTCCACACGTCCTGGAAAAAGCCTTCTCTTGGCATGCCGACCTAGCTAAAAACGGCACCATGCTCCAGAAAAAAGAACAATTGGTATAA
- a CDS encoding acetyl-CoA hydrolase/transferase family protein produces the protein MDNKFHRIKAIELQGRVVSADEAASWIKDGMTLGLSGFTRAGDAKAIPYALVRRAKTEQFKVNVFTGASLGSDVDKLMAEAGIVHKRLPFQADPAMRRKINSGDMLFVDHHLSQTAEWIRAGVIEPIDFAVIEALEITEDGMIIPTTSVGNSSVFVKHAKNVIIEINLSQLELFKGVHDIYEPGKQGQRSPIPLTHVSDRIGTIGIPVDLEKVRAIVFTEQEDSPSTILQSDAETEVMAGHLLNFLRAEVASGRLTNQLAPLQSGIGSVANAVLHGLIDSEFEDMEVYSEVLQDAVFDLIDAGKVKFASASSITLSKEKMEQVFGNFEEYRDKIILRPQEITNHPGLIRRLGLISINTALEFDIYGNVNSTHVSGTKMMNGIGGSGDFARNARLSIFVTKSIAKGGIISSVVPFATHVDHTEHDVDIVVTEQGYADLRGLAPRERVPLIIEHCVHPMYRDQMRSYYEEALLRGGQTPHVLEKAFSWHANLANNGTMLLSE, from the coding sequence GTGGACAATAAATTTCATCGTATCAAAGCTATTGAATTACAGGGACGGGTGGTCTCTGCTGATGAGGCAGCGTCTTGGATTAAAGACGGAATGACACTTGGGTTAAGTGGATTTACACGTGCAGGAGATGCCAAAGCGATACCTTATGCATTGGTTCGCCGTGCCAAAACAGAACAGTTTAAAGTGAATGTCTTTACTGGCGCTTCTTTAGGCTCAGATGTGGATAAACTAATGGCGGAAGCGGGAATCGTCCATAAACGGTTACCGTTTCAAGCAGATCCGGCTATGCGCAGAAAAATAAATAGCGGGGACATGCTATTTGTCGATCACCATTTGTCTCAGACCGCTGAATGGATCCGGGCAGGGGTTATTGAACCAATCGACTTTGCTGTTATTGAAGCATTGGAGATTACGGAAGATGGCATGATTATTCCAACGACTTCAGTCGGAAACTCGTCGGTTTTCGTCAAGCACGCCAAAAACGTTATTATTGAAATAAATCTTTCGCAGCTGGAATTGTTTAAAGGGGTGCATGACATTTACGAACCCGGAAAACAAGGTCAGCGCTCACCGATTCCTTTAACGCATGTCAGCGATCGCATTGGAACAATCGGAATACCGGTCGATCTTGAAAAGGTCCGAGCGATTGTCTTTACCGAGCAAGAAGATTCTCCTTCAACTATTTTGCAATCGGATGCTGAAACTGAAGTGATGGCTGGTCATCTACTGAATTTCTTGCGTGCTGAAGTCGCGTCAGGACGATTGACCAACCAACTCGCTCCTTTGCAATCAGGAATTGGCTCCGTGGCGAATGCCGTTCTACATGGTTTGATTGATTCGGAGTTTGAAGACATGGAAGTATATTCAGAGGTTCTCCAAGATGCTGTTTTTGATTTGATTGATGCAGGGAAAGTGAAGTTTGCTTCTGCTTCGTCGATCACGTTGTCTAAAGAGAAAATGGAACAGGTATTTGGAAACTTTGAAGAGTATCGCGATAAAATCATCTTGCGACCACAAGAAATCACAAATCATCCTGGATTGATTCGCCGACTTGGACTAATTTCCATTAATACGGCGTTGGAATTTGATATTTACGGCAATGTGAATTCAACTCACGTATCAGGCACTAAAATGATGAACGGCATCGGCGGTTCTGGCGATTTTGCCCGCAATGCTCGTCTATCCATATTTGTTACCAAATCGATTGCCAAAGGCGGTATCATATCGAGCGTTGTTCCGTTTGCTACGCACGTCGACCACACCGAACATGATGTTGACATCGTAGTGACCGAGCAAGGCTATGCGGATTTGCGCGGACTGGCTCCGCGTGAACGGGTGCCATTAATCATTGAGCATTGCGTTCATCCGATGTACCGAGATCAAATGCGCTCTTATTACGAAGAAGCCTTGCTACGTGGCGGACAAACGCCTCACGTGCTGGAAAAAGCTTTCTCTTGGCATGCAAATTTAGCGAATAACGGCACGATGCTTTTATCAGAGTAG
- a CDS encoding LytTR family DNA-binding domain-containing protein: protein MESFTLGSLLDVMGELFSDEISIAVTNTKEYIYYRSSKRVDLKIKPGDLVKPGTIAHKALLANQKTSEFINREIFGVPYHGMAVPFEHEGKLQGCVMAIYPAFTEGKSVVTVKSPDGWKPIPFMEVKYLEVKDRKTHVHAEGYSGTNKNSLQEFEFLLPRESFIRCHRSFIVNVHHIEEIYPDTHSTFVLAMNNGDRIPVSQSYSSYFRKLLGF, encoded by the coding sequence ATGGAAAGTTTTACACTAGGTTCGCTGTTGGACGTCATGGGTGAATTATTTTCCGATGAAATTTCAATAGCTGTGACAAATACAAAAGAATATATTTATTATCGTTCAAGTAAGCGAGTAGACTTGAAAATAAAACCGGGAGATCTGGTGAAGCCGGGAACCATTGCACACAAAGCCTTGCTGGCGAATCAGAAAACGTCTGAATTTATCAATCGTGAAATATTTGGAGTTCCTTATCATGGCATGGCTGTGCCATTTGAACACGAAGGAAAACTTCAAGGGTGTGTCATGGCCATATATCCCGCATTTACAGAAGGCAAATCGGTGGTCACCGTGAAAAGTCCCGATGGCTGGAAGCCAATTCCTTTCATGGAAGTGAAGTATTTGGAAGTCAAAGACCGCAAAACTCATGTCCATGCGGAAGGCTATTCGGGTACCAATAAAAACTCCCTTCAGGAATTCGAATTCCTTCTGCCACGTGAATCGTTTATTCGTTGTCATCGTTCATTCATTGTTAACGTGCATCATATAGAAGAAATTTATCCAGATACGCATTCCACATTTGTATTGGCGATGAATAACGGGGATCGAATCCCCGTCAGCCAATCCTATTCCAGCTACTTCAGAAAACTTCTTGGGTTCTAA
- the thiM gene encoding hydroxyethylthiazole kinase — MFQQIKQKNPLVHCITNHVVSNFQANGLLAIGASPIMGEAPEEAAELAALAQAVSLNMGTLHTESLKSMLIAGKTASKLGIPVVLDPVGAGASNFRIKAVREILETVDVSVLRCNAGELAAVAGKDWQSKGVDAGEGTLDVKELAISTAKQLGLLVVVTGKIDIVTDGRSVIEIPFGDPIMASITGTGCLLSSVVAAGLAVESGNPLKIVSDILRFYAIAGEQASQTAILPGDFQVAFINRLASLTDSEVAERIYSQERVL; from the coding sequence ATGTTCCAACAAATAAAACAAAAAAATCCGCTTGTTCATTGCATCACGAATCACGTAGTATCGAATTTTCAAGCCAACGGTCTATTGGCAATTGGCGCTTCTCCAATAATGGGAGAAGCGCCTGAAGAAGCAGCAGAACTTGCTGCATTAGCCCAGGCAGTCTCATTGAATATGGGAACTCTGCACACAGAGTCGCTAAAAAGTATGCTAATTGCTGGAAAGACGGCTAGCAAACTGGGGATTCCTGTAGTTCTGGATCCTGTTGGAGCAGGAGCAAGCAACTTCCGAATCAAGGCTGTTCGAGAAATTCTGGAGACAGTTGACGTCAGCGTCCTTCGCTGCAATGCAGGAGAGCTTGCAGCTGTAGCCGGTAAAGACTGGCAGTCTAAAGGCGTTGATGCCGGAGAAGGGACCCTAGACGTCAAAGAGCTCGCTATCTCTACTGCTAAACAATTGGGTTTGCTTGTAGTAGTTACTGGAAAAATAGATATTGTCACAGACGGAAGATCTGTTATTGAAATTCCTTTTGGAGATCCGATCATGGCTTCGATTACAGGGACGGGATGTTTACTAAGTAGTGTTGTTGCTGCAGGTCTTGCTGTTGAGTCTGGAAATCCGTTGAAGATAGTGAGCGACATTCTACGCTTTTATGCGATTGCTGGTGAACAGGCTAGTCAAACCGCTATACTTCCTGGTGATTTTCAAGTTGCTTTCATCAATAGGCTAGCAAGTTTGACGGATAGCGAAGTAGCCGAGCGAATTTATTCACAGGAGAGAGTGCTATGA
- a CDS encoding VOC family protein, with product MSAITHVGLAVPDLEKAIDWYRKVLDFYILAGPFDFNAADENPEVMTLDLQGAELKKMRNVHLMSSSGVGIELFEFQDPTYHAEQYAPHAGFFHICLIVDDLVGTIERAVQHGGKQRSKIWNINKGKPHYLVYTEDPFGHIIELYTRSTSEIYGNR from the coding sequence ATGAGTGCGATTACCCATGTGGGACTTGCCGTTCCAGACTTGGAAAAAGCCATTGATTGGTATAGGAAAGTGTTGGATTTCTACATTTTAGCTGGTCCTTTCGACTTTAATGCAGCGGATGAAAATCCCGAAGTGATGACATTGGATCTACAGGGCGCCGAGCTAAAAAAAATGCGCAACGTCCATTTGATGTCTTCAAGCGGTGTCGGCATCGAACTTTTCGAATTCCAGGATCCTACATATCACGCCGAACAGTATGCACCTCATGCTGGATTCTTTCACATCTGTCTGATTGTCGATGACTTGGTCGGGACGATTGAAAGAGCCGTTCAACATGGCGGCAAGCAGCGCAGCAAGATTTGGAATATCAATAAAGGTAAACCACATTACCTCGTTTATACCGAGGATCCTTTCGGCCATATCATTGAATTGTATACACGCAGTACATCTGAAATTTACGGAAATCGGTAA
- a CDS encoding MerR family transcriptional regulator gives MYNIKAAAKILDMPKVTIRSWETRYSAITPARTESGHRLYSDQNLEDLKWLKIQVQDNGVKISEAVKKLHASRKQFIVTKDELLRKEALEYEQQIDQLFQAAAEMDTERFNYLLDLHFSLFHHRTVFFYIIAPLMVRIGEAWEDGAISVAHEHMITHIVQQRFNQFSRIFQVSPNLPKVIALSPSGEQHQLGLLLFTLFLRENGFSVVYIGPDTPLEGLEEMVTKQNFKLMCMSIATSRMLPLANKYIDALAKANPEMHFILGGQGVDCEQIEGNRWYLGSDVKFWQQWLDEQNF, from the coding sequence ATGTATAATATTAAAGCAGCTGCCAAAATCTTAGATATGCCGAAAGTGACAATCCGTTCTTGGGAGACACGTTATAGTGCGATTACTCCCGCTCGAACAGAATCTGGACACCGCTTGTATTCGGATCAAAATCTGGAAGATTTGAAATGGCTAAAAATACAAGTGCAGGATAATGGCGTGAAAATTAGTGAAGCCGTAAAAAAACTTCACGCTTCACGCAAGCAGTTCATTGTTACAAAAGACGAGCTGCTTCGAAAAGAGGCATTAGAATACGAGCAACAAATCGATCAACTTTTTCAGGCTGCGGCGGAGATGGATACTGAGCGTTTCAACTATTTGCTGGACTTGCATTTTTCTTTATTTCATCACCGAACAGTCTTTTTCTATATCATCGCGCCGCTGATGGTGCGTATTGGAGAAGCTTGGGAAGATGGCGCCATCAGTGTTGCCCATGAGCATATGATCACTCATATTGTCCAGCAACGCTTTAATCAGTTTTCCCGAATTTTCCAAGTTTCTCCAAATTTGCCGAAGGTCATTGCACTAAGCCCAAGTGGAGAGCAGCATCAGCTGGGTTTGCTGCTATTCACTTTATTCTTGCGGGAAAATGGTTTTTCTGTAGTTTACATCGGACCAGATACTCCACTTGAAGGTCTCGAGGAAATGGTTACTAAGCAAAATTTCAAATTAATGTGCATGTCGATCGCTACAAGTAGAATGCTGCCGTTGGCCAATAAGTATATTGATGCTTTGGCTAAAGCCAACCCGGAAATGCATTTTATTCTCGGGGGCCAAGGCGTTGATTGCGAACAAATTGAAGGCAACCGCTGGTATCTCGGCAGCGACGTGAAGTTCTGGCAGCAATGGCTCGATGAACAAAATTTTTAA
- the rlmN gene encoding 23S rRNA (adenine(2503)-C(2))-methyltransferase RlmN → MKNSIYGLTIDQLKDWFLENGQKKYRAEQVWDWLYIKRVTEFGEMNNLSKDCIQLLGDNFVIRTLEETVKQESADGTIKFLFKMQDGNLIETVLMRFKYGNSVCVTTQVGCNIGCSFCASGLLKKSRDLNAGEIVEQIMQVQAHFDSQEKEERVSHIVVMGIGEPFDNYANLMGFLNIVNSQKGLAIGARHITVSTSGIVPKIYDYADEGLQVNLAISIHAPTNELRTRIMKINKAYPVEKLMASIDYYLEKSNRRITFEYIMLRDINDHVEEANQLAKLLEDKRHLSYVNLIPYNSVDEHDQYQQSTPEAISAFYDALKKKGINCGVRHEQGADIDAACGQLRSKQIKKEKKVVTV, encoded by the coding sequence ATGAAAAATTCCATCTATGGATTGACGATAGACCAGTTAAAAGATTGGTTTTTAGAAAACGGTCAGAAAAAATACCGTGCTGAGCAGGTATGGGACTGGTTGTATATCAAACGTGTCACTGAATTCGGCGAAATGAACAACCTTTCGAAGGATTGCATTCAGCTGCTTGGAGATAATTTTGTCATACGTACTTTGGAAGAAACAGTCAAACAGGAATCTGCGGACGGCACGATCAAGTTTCTTTTCAAAATGCAAGATGGCAACTTGATTGAAACGGTATTGATGCGCTTTAAATACGGAAATTCCGTCTGTGTAACGACACAGGTGGGCTGTAACATCGGCTGCAGTTTTTGTGCCAGCGGACTTTTGAAAAAGAGCCGCGATTTAAATGCGGGCGAAATCGTCGAACAAATCATGCAAGTACAAGCGCATTTCGATTCCCAGGAAAAAGAAGAGCGTGTCAGCCATATCGTCGTAATGGGTATCGGCGAACCATTTGATAACTATGCGAATTTAATGGGCTTCCTGAACATCGTGAATTCTCAAAAAGGCTTGGCTATCGGAGCACGCCACATTACGGTATCAACTAGTGGTATCGTACCGAAAATTTATGACTACGCTGACGAAGGTTTGCAAGTGAATCTGGCTATTTCAATTCATGCCCCGACCAATGAATTGCGTACACGCATCATGAAGATTAACAAAGCGTACCCAGTAGAGAAGCTGATGGCTTCTATCGATTATTATTTGGAGAAATCCAACCGTCGTATCACGTTTGAATACATTATGCTACGTGACATCAATGACCACGTAGAAGAAGCCAATCAATTGGCGAAGTTGCTCGAAGACAAGCGTCATTTGTCATACGTCAACTTGATTCCTTACAATTCAGTTGATGAACACGATCAATATCAACAAAGTACGCCGGAAGCAATTTCTGCTTTCTATGATGCTCTGAAAAAGAAAGGCATCAACTGTGGTGTACGTCATGAGCAAGGCGCCGATATCGATGCAGCTTGTGGTCAATTGCGAAGCAAGCAAATCAAAAAAGAGAAAAAAGTAGTAACAGTTTAA
- the tenA gene encoding thiaminase II, translating to MTFCKEVRKECNSLWQASFDHPFVKGIEDGTLPVDIFRFYVMQDAYYLSHFAKIQALGASKAKDLETTQRFAIHAAHTCSAELSLHESFMELLDVTEEEWAAFEPSPTAYAYVNHMYRASQGELADVLAAILPCYWLYYEIGERLKDAKPDHSIYDRWIETYGSEEFGELVNEQISRMNRLAERLPEARRKELKDHFRKSSYYELNFWDQAWRKESWSVDSTDKVGV from the coding sequence ATGACATTTTGTAAAGAAGTGAGAAAAGAGTGCAACAGCTTATGGCAAGCAAGTTTTGACCACCCGTTCGTTAAAGGAATTGAAGATGGGACGTTGCCAGTCGATATATTCCGTTTTTATGTCATGCAAGACGCTTATTACTTATCACATTTTGCGAAAATACAGGCGCTAGGAGCGTCTAAGGCAAAAGATTTAGAAACCACACAACGTTTTGCGATTCATGCAGCTCATACGTGCAGTGCTGAGTTATCTTTGCATGAGTCATTTATGGAGCTACTTGATGTGACAGAAGAAGAGTGGGCTGCGTTCGAGCCTTCTCCAACAGCCTATGCTTATGTGAACCATATGTACCGCGCATCACAAGGTGAATTGGCAGACGTACTGGCAGCTATTTTACCTTGTTACTGGCTGTATTATGAAATTGGGGAACGTTTAAAGGATGCCAAACCCGATCATTCGATTTACGATCGCTGGATTGAAACTTACGGTTCCGAGGAGTTTGGGGAACTTGTCAACGAACAAATTTCACGCATGAATCGGTTAGCAGAAAGATTGCCAGAAGCGCGCCGTAAAGAGCTAAAAGATCATTTCCGGAAAAGTAGTTATTATGAATTGAATTTTTGGGATCAGGCATGGAGAAAAGAATCCTGGTCTGTAGATTCCACCGATAAAGTGGGTGTCTAA
- a CDS encoding MFS transporter, which yields MSADQKKKIFILMINMFIAIASFGIVIPILPSYLVSINQGGMAAGLMIAIFAAAQFVFSPIAGKWADQHGRRKMIIYGLLGLTISMFVFYASDSIWILYLSRVIGGVGAAMLIPAIFAYIADITTFDQRAKGTSLVSAAMSLGIVVGPGIGGFLADYGLKLPFLVSTLVSLGAVLFSIIWLKEHDATDADPALAAKLTDEESMFTKIGRSTKMPYFIPLIITLVMSFGLLAYESVVGLYLDNQFDSTAKDIAFMITATGVVSVIVQLFVVDRIVRRYGEVAILISFLGVAAFGFLMSLFAGSYAMFFAVSLVIFLATSILRPVLNTLISKMADGEVGFAMGMNNAYMSIGNVIGPLLAGVLYDINIVYPFILGLIMLMITMFITVAWQRSRAAKASTAVQ from the coding sequence GTGTCTGCAGACCAAAAAAAGAAGATTTTCATCTTGATGATCAATATGTTCATCGCGATTGCAAGCTTCGGAATTGTTATTCCGATTCTGCCTTCCTATCTTGTTTCAATCAACCAAGGCGGCATGGCGGCAGGCTTGATGATTGCCATCTTCGCCGCTGCCCAGTTCGTCTTCTCGCCTATCGCTGGCAAATGGGCAGATCAACACGGACGCCGAAAAATGATCATTTATGGATTATTGGGCTTAACTATCTCCATGTTCGTTTTCTATGCTTCTGACTCTATTTGGATATTGTATTTATCGCGTGTCATTGGTGGAGTTGGAGCAGCTATGTTGATTCCGGCAATCTTTGCCTATATCGCAGACATCACGACCTTCGATCAGCGTGCAAAAGGCACCAGCTTGGTTTCTGCCGCCATGTCGCTCGGAATTGTCGTCGGTCCCGGTATCGGTGGGTTCCTAGCTGATTATGGATTAAAGTTGCCGTTCCTAGTGTCCACACTGGTATCTTTGGGAGCAGTCCTCTTTTCCATCATTTGGCTAAAAGAGCACGATGCAACAGATGCAGATCCTGCACTGGCTGCCAAATTAACCGATGAAGAATCCATGTTTACCAAGATTGGCCGTTCTACCAAAATGCCATATTTTATTCCACTGATCATTACACTCGTCATGAGCTTCGGCCTGTTGGCATATGAATCAGTGGTTGGCCTGTATCTAGACAATCAGTTCGACTCGACCGCAAAAGACATCGCCTTTATGATCACTGCAACAGGAGTCGTCAGTGTTATTGTCCAATTGTTCGTCGTTGACCGGATTGTTCGCCGTTACGGAGAAGTTGCCATCCTAATTTCGTTCCTTGGCGTGGCGGCATTTGGCTTCCTGATGTCCTTGTTTGCAGGAAGCTACGCTATGTTCTTTGCCGTCTCACTGGTGATTTTCCTGGCCACTTCCATTTTACGCCCAGTCTTGAATACCTTGATCTCGAAAATGGCTGACGGCGAAGTAGGCTTTGCGATGGGCATGAACAATGCTTATATGAGCATCGGCAATGTCATCGGTCCCTTGCTTGCAGGCGTTCTTTACGATATCAACATTGTATACCCCTTCATTTTGGGTCTCATCATGTTAATGATTACCATGTTTATCACAGTGGCTTGGCAACGTTCACGTGCTGCAAAGGCTTCAACAGCTGTCCAATGA
- a CDS encoding NCS2 family permease, whose product MFNWMDQFFGLQENGTTVKREMTAGLVGFITVIYIIAVNSLILSEAGMPLEAAIVATIAASVFGCLIMGFWGNAPILLVPGMGINALFSYTMVQSMGLSWQEALAVVFVSGVIFVAVAFTRCAKMVSAAVPHSLKEAITVGLGLFLMLIGLEKGGIVERGTSSILALGSLAEAQVLATVLTFLIAIVLFIRNVPGNFLITIVVGTAIASFLGLIDFGSMNESSINVAEAFAVFGALSFGNILSMTFWVAVFSLTMVLVFENIGLVHGQVAFIERPEKFGRAFQATSVSAMTSGVFGTSPTVATVESAAGMTAGGRTGLTTITAGLLFLIASFFIPVIKLIPDSAIAPILIIIGGLMLQNIKNLDMSDLTESFPALLIVALIPFTYSIADGIAIGFILYPILKISTGRWHEVSPVLYVIAGLFLANFVFHYLG is encoded by the coding sequence ATGTTTAATTGGATGGACCAGTTTTTTGGTCTTCAGGAAAACGGTACGACGGTCAAACGTGAAATGACGGCTGGCTTGGTCGGATTTATTACGGTGATTTACATTATCGCCGTCAATTCGCTGATCCTGTCAGAAGCAGGCATGCCGCTTGAAGCGGCAATTGTCGCAACCATTGCGGCGTCGGTGTTTGGCTGTTTGATCATGGGATTTTGGGGCAATGCTCCGATTTTGCTGGTTCCTGGTATGGGAATCAACGCGTTGTTCTCTTACACGATGGTCCAGTCGATGGGCTTGTCGTGGCAGGAGGCGTTGGCGGTTGTTTTTGTTTCCGGCGTCATCTTTGTGGCGGTGGCATTTACGCGTTGTGCAAAAATGGTAAGTGCTGCGGTACCGCATTCACTGAAGGAAGCCATAACGGTGGGACTGGGATTATTCTTGATGCTGATCGGTCTTGAAAAAGGCGGTATCGTTGAGCGTGGGACGAGTTCGATCCTGGCACTTGGTTCGCTTGCAGAAGCGCAGGTGCTGGCGACAGTGCTGACCTTCCTTATCGCAATCGTGCTGTTTATCCGCAACGTACCGGGTAATTTCCTCATCACGATTGTGGTGGGAACGGCCATCGCTTCGTTTTTGGGGTTGATTGATTTCGGCAGTATGAATGAGTCGTCCATCAATGTAGCGGAAGCCTTTGCGGTATTTGGAGCATTGTCCTTTGGGAATATCCTGTCTATGACGTTTTGGGTCGCAGTCTTTTCGCTGACGATGGTGCTTGTGTTTGAAAACATCGGGCTCGTCCACGGGCAAGTGGCGTTCATCGAGCGTCCCGAGAAATTCGGCCGTGCTTTCCAGGCGACTTCTGTATCTGCGATGACTTCCGGCGTTTTCGGAACCAGTCCAACAGTGGCGACGGTCGAAAGCGCAGCTGGTATGACAGCAGGCGGACGGACAGGGCTGACCACCATTACGGCGGGATTATTGTTTTTGATTGCTTCGTTCTTCATTCCGGTTATCAAACTGATTCCCGACAGTGCGATTGCGCCGATCCTGATCATCATCGGAGGCTTGATGCTGCAAAATATCAAGAACCTCGATATGAGTGACTTGACCGAAAGCTTTCCTGCCCTGCTAATTGTGGCGTTGATACCGTTTACCTACAGCATTGCGGACGGCATCGCTATTGGATTCATTTTGTATCCGATTTTGAAAATTTCAACTGGCAGATGGCATGAAGTTTCACCGGTCCTGTATGTGATCGCCGGTTTGTTCTTGGCAAATTTCGTGTTTCACTATTTAGGCTGA